The following is a genomic window from Halorubellus sp. JP-L1.
TGCTCGGTGCCGTGGAGGGCGCCCGTGACGCCCTTCCCGGTGACAGCCTCGAACCCGTCGACCTCCGTCGCGGGCGCACCGACGCCGTCGGTCCCGTCGGCGTGCGCGACGATCGCGTCCGCGATCGGGTGCTCGCTGCGGGCTTCGAGGCCGCGGGCGCACCGGAGGACGTCCGCTTCGGTGCGGTCGCCGAGCGGGACGACGTCGGTGACGGCGAGTTCGCCCTTCGTGAGCGTCCCGGTCTTGTCGACGGCGACGGCGTCGACCTCACCCATCGCTTCCAGGTGGTTCCCGCCCTTGACGAGCACGCCGTTCCGGGCGGCGCTCGTCACGCCCGAGACGACGCTGACGGGCGTCGAGATGACGAACGCGCACGGGCACGCGAGGACGAGCATCGTGATGCCGTTCACGAACCACTCGGTCCACGGTGCCCCGAACGCGACCGGCGGGACGACGGCGACCGCGATGGCGAGCGCGACCATGACGGGCGTGTAGTAGCCCGCGAACCGCTCGACGAACTGCTCGCGCTCGGTCTGGTTCGCTTCGGCGTCCTCGACGAGCGAGACGATGCGCGAGAGCGTGCTGTCCGCTGCTTTCGCACGCACTTCGACCTCGACGTAGCCGGCTTCGTTGATGGTGCCGGCGTACACCTCGTCGCCGACGGTCTTGTCGACGGGGACGCTCTCGCCCGTCACGGGCGCCTGGTTGATGGCGGTGTCTCCCTCGACGACGACGCCGTCGGCCGGCACCTTCTCGCCGGGCTTCACGACGACGACGTCGCCGACGTCGAGTGCGTCGACTTCGACCGTCGTCGTGCTCCCGTCGTCGTGCTTGACGGTGGCTTCGTCGGGGGAGAGTTCGACGAGTTCCTGGAGGCTGTTCCGGGTGCGGTCCATCGCGTACCCCTCGAGGAGTTCGCTGACGCTGAAGAGGACGGCGAGCGTCGCCGCCTCGAAGTAGAGGTGTTCGCCGAACCCGAGGCTGGCGGTGACGGCGGCGACGATGGCGGCACTCATCAGGAAGTCGATGTCGAGCTGGCGGTTCTTCGCGGAGTAGTAGCCGCCGCGGAGGATCGCCTGCCCCGCGAGTGCGGTGGCGCCGAGGAACCCGACGTCGGCGACGGTGAGGGGAGCGCCGAGGACGGTTGCGACGGTGGCGAGGCCGCCGAGGGCGAACTCGGCGACGAGCGCGAACGCGAGCAGGCCGGCGCCGACGTAGGTCTTCTTCGCGCGAGCGCTCGCCCAGACGGACCGGTCGGCTTGGTCGGTGCGGTCGTCGCCGCTCGCGTCGGCGGCGTCGGCGTCGCTCCCGGTGACGTCGTAGCCGGCGGACTCGATGGCAGCCCGGAGTTCGTCGGCGTCGGTGTCGTCGTACTCGACGCTGACCCGCCCGGACGTGGGGCTGGTCTGGATGCGTCGGATGCCTGGCTGGCCGTCGAGTGCGGCCTCGACCTTGTTCGCGCACGACGCGCAGTCCATGTCGGGGACGTCGAACGTGGCGCGAGCGACGGAACTCGCTTCGACGTCGTAGCCGGCGGCTTCGACGCCGCCGGTCACGTCGGCGGTCGAGGTCGACGCGCGGTCGTAGGTGACGGCGACGCGGCCGCTGGCAGGACTCGTCTCGATGGACTCGACGCCGTCGACGCTCTCGACGCCAGCCTCGACTTTGTTCGCGCACGACGCGCAGTCCATGTCGGGGACGTCCAGTTCGACGCGCGCCGTGGAGTCGTCTCCCTCCGTGGACTCGTCCTCGTCGGGGGGTTCCGGGGCGTCCGCACGGGTCATAGTGGAGGGTAGCGGCCGTCCGTATATTAATCTCCCGGCTAAAACGAGCCCCTCGATAACCAGATATTAACAATAGAAGTGCCCTGGGTTAGTAACACGGGGCGCAAGGGACAAGTGAACGCGTTGCTAGTTTCACACCATGACCGACGCTGTCATCGTCGACGCCGTCCGGACGCCGTTCGGAGACAGGGACGGTGCGTTCCGTGACACGCACCCGCAGGAGCTCGCCGCCGCGCCGCTGCGCGCGCTGGAGTCGCGCGTCGGCTTCGACCCAGCCACCGTCGAGGACGTCGTGTACGGCTGCGTGACGCCGAAGGGCGACCAGGGGAGCAACGTCGCTCGCATCGCGCCGCTGGTCGCCGGCTGGGGCGAGGACCTCGGCGACGACCCCGAAGCGGGCGACTCGTACACGGGGCGGCACGGGCCGCCGGGCGTCCAGTTGAACCGGATGTGCGGGAGCGGCCAGCAGGCCGTGAACTTCGCCGCCGGCCAGGTCGGCGCCGGCTTCCAGGACGTCGTCGTCGCCGGCGGCGTCGAACACATGACTCGCGAACCGATGGGGAGCGACGGCGGGACGATGGCCGACGCGTACTTCGAGCACTTCGAGGAACTGGTCCCGCAGGGCGAGTCGGCCGAGCGCATCGCGGAACGGTGGGGATTCTCGCGCGAACACCTCGACGATCTCGCCGCACAGTCGCAGTCCCGCTGGCAGGCCGCGTGGGACGCCGGCCGGTACGACGACCAGGTCGTTTCCGTCGACACCGAACTCGACGGCGAGGAACTGACCGTCTCGAAAGACGGCCACCCGCGCCCCGAGTCGACCGTCGAGAGCCTCTCCGGTGTGCCGCTCGCCTTCCGCGAGGAGGGCGAGGGCGTCGTGCACGCCGGGAACTCGTCGGGGATCGTCGACGGCGCGAGCGCGCTCCTCGTCTGTAGCGAGGCGACCGCCGAGGCGAACGGCTGGGAGCCGATGGCGCGGATCGTCGACGCCGAGGTCGTCGGCGTCGACCCGACCACGATGCTCACCGGCCCCATCCCGGCGACGAAGCGCCTCCTCGAGGCGAACGACATCGGCGTCGAAGACGTGGACCGCTACGAGGTCAACGAGGCGTTCGCGAGCGTGCTCGCGGCGTGGCTCGAGGAGACCGGCGCGGACTGGGACCGGGTGAACGTCGACGGCGGCGCCATCGCGCACGGCCATCCGCTCGGTGCGACGGGCGCGTCGCTCGTCACGAAGCTCGCGCACATGATCGAGCGCGGCGACGCCGATACCGCGGTGTCGACGATGTGCATCGGGTTCGGCCAGGGGATCGCGACGCTCCTGGAAGCGCCCTGAGAGCGCGGGGCTTTTGCAGGCGTCGGTCGTTCGGTCGGGCATGACGCTGTCGTCGCTCCCCGACCGTCCGCTCACGGGCGGCGAAGTGCAGGCGTTGAACGACCAAGAGAACGAGCTGTCGGTCGCGCCCGCGAACTACGTCCCCGAGCAGGACCGCGTGTACGCGGTGTACTTCGTCAGGAGCGACCGCGGCCACGCCGTGGTCTTCGACGCGGACGCGGCGGCGTGGACGGTGCTCGAAGCAGTCGACGATTCCGTCGACGGCGCGTTCGGCGTGCTCCAGGACGCGGTCAGCGAGTGGGCCGAGACGGCCGAGTTCGACGACGAGTTCGTGGAGGGCGAGACGACCGTCGACTTCGACGACCCGGACGCGGTCGTCGAGGACCTCGACGCGCGCTGACCGGCCGTCTCGCGACTGCCCGCACGCCGACGGACGACCGTGCCGCCGCGGGTGGCGACCACGCCATCGAAACCGAACCTTGAACGCGCTGAGAACCGCAACCGTCACCATGGACCCGATCGTCGGCGTGGTCATCGGATTGGCGATGGTCGTCGGTGGCGGCCTCGTCTTCCGGCACGCGGAGGAACTCTCGGGGCTGCACGCGGGGGTCGTGCCCGCGGGCGGGACGGGACGACGTGGCGACGCGCTCGCGTTGAAGGTCGCACTCACCCGCTCGTTCGCGCTCGGTGCGGCGGTCCTCGGGGTGGCGACGGCGCTCTCCGTCCTCCTGTGACGAACAGCCACGCCAGCGACCGGGGGGAATGTCGACGAATCACTCTTGTCGATGGACGTACTCGGTGAGGGTATGCGTGACGTTGCGGCGCTCGCTGACGCCGTTCGCGCGGCCGACTCCGTGGTGGCGTTGACGGGCGCTGGGCTGTCGCGAGCCTCCGGTGTCCCGACGTTCCGCGGCGAGGGCGGCCTCTACGAGGAGTTCGACGAGTCCGCGTTCGCCCTCCGCCGGTTCCGTGCGAACCCGGACGCGTTCTGGCGGGACTGGCTCGCCCTCCACGAGCACTTCTTCGACGAGTCCGTCGCCCCGAACGCGGCACACGACGCGCTCGCGACGCTCGAGGCGCGCGGGCACCTGGACGCGGTACTCACGCAGAACGTCGATGGCCTCCACGTCGCGGCGGGCAGCGACTCGGTCGTCCACCTCCACGGGACGGGGTCGACCGCGACCTGCCGGAACTGCGGGGACGTCGTCGACGTGGAGACGGCGAACGCCGTGGTCGCCGACACCGACGCCGCCCCGACCTGCGACTGCGGGGGCGTCTACAAGCCCGACACGGTCCTGTTCGGCGAGCGACTCCCGCCGGTCGCGTTGGCGGAGGCCCGCGACCGAGCGGCGACCGCGGACGTCCTCCTCGCCGCCGGGTCGTCGCTCACCGTCGATCCAGCCGCGTCGCTTCCGGCGACGACCCGCCGCGAGGGCGGCCGGGTCGCGGTCGTGAACCTCGAACCGACGCGGTACGAGGACGCCGCAGACGTCACGCTACGGGACCCCGTCGAGGACGTGCTTCCGACGGTCGTCGACGCGCTCTGATCGAGCGGTCCGCTGCCGCGAACGACTCTCGACCCACACCGTCCCGTCCGCCGTTCTCGACGGCGAGAACGACCGACGGCGCCGGAGTCAGTCCAGGACAGAGTCCGATCGCCTGACGAGCACGACGTCGTACGCGTCGTCGCTCGCGACGTGCTCGCCGACGCTCTGAAGGCTCGAGACGACGCCACCGGCTTCCCTGCTTCCCACGAACACCATCCTCGCGTCACCGTTCCGCGCGAACGACCGGATCTCGTGTGCGATCTTCCCCGTCGGCGCGTAGCGGTCGACGGTCGTATGCTGGAAGACGACGTCGTCGTGGACGGCGTGCGCTCGTTCCTCGAGCCGCGACAGAACCCGTTCGGTCTCGAAGGCCTCCGCTGGCCCCAGCAGGTCGCGTTCGCGCGCCCACGTCGCGTGC
Proteins encoded in this region:
- a CDS encoding heavy metal translocating P-type ATPase gives rise to the protein MTRADAPEPPDEDESTEGDDSTARVELDVPDMDCASCANKVEAGVESVDGVESIETSPASGRVAVTYDRASTSTADVTGGVEAAGYDVEASSVARATFDVPDMDCASCANKVEAALDGQPGIRRIQTSPTSGRVSVEYDDTDADELRAAIESAGYDVTGSDADAADASGDDRTDQADRSVWASARAKKTYVGAGLLAFALVAEFALGGLATVATVLGAPLTVADVGFLGATALAGQAILRGGYYSAKNRQLDIDFLMSAAIVAAVTASLGFGEHLYFEAATLAVLFSVSELLEGYAMDRTRNSLQELVELSPDEATVKHDDGSTTTVEVDALDVGDVVVVKPGEKVPADGVVVEGDTAINQAPVTGESVPVDKTVGDEVYAGTINEAGYVEVEVRAKAADSTLSRIVSLVEDAEANQTEREQFVERFAGYYTPVMVALAIAVAVVPPVAFGAPWTEWFVNGITMLVLACPCAFVISTPVSVVSGVTSAARNGVLVKGGNHLEAMGEVDAVAVDKTGTLTKGELAVTDVVPLGDRTEADVLRCARGLEARSEHPIADAIVAHADGTDGVGAPATEVDGFEAVTGKGVTGALHGTEHYAGKPAWFDDLGFELGHAHVVDAGTNDAGTNDTVTDGAGTDVGGTDGGAGDDHGVPADVTDLCERQGCLNLAEDTIPRLQGEGKTVILVGTEDELEGLVAVADEVRPGAKQAVAALQRFGLEVVMLTGDNEGTARAVAEAVGVDDYRAGLLPEDKVDAVSELDAEYDGGVAMVGDGVNDAPALATATVGVAMGAAGTDTAIETADIALMSDDVRKLPYLYDLSHRANGVIRQNIFASLAVKAVLAVGVAVPYVNVSVALAVLAGDAGMTLGVTGNALRLGRIRPEL
- a CDS encoding thiolase family protein, which translates into the protein MTDAVIVDAVRTPFGDRDGAFRDTHPQELAAAPLRALESRVGFDPATVEDVVYGCVTPKGDQGSNVARIAPLVAGWGEDLGDDPEAGDSYTGRHGPPGVQLNRMCGSGQQAVNFAAGQVGAGFQDVVVAGGVEHMTREPMGSDGGTMADAYFEHFEELVPQGESAERIAERWGFSREHLDDLAAQSQSRWQAAWDAGRYDDQVVSVDTELDGEELTVSKDGHPRPESTVESLSGVPLAFREEGEGVVHAGNSSGIVDGASALLVCSEATAEANGWEPMARIVDAEVVGVDPTTMLTGPIPATKRLLEANDIGVEDVDRYEVNEAFASVLAAWLEETGADWDRVNVDGGAIAHGHPLGATGASLVTKLAHMIERGDADTAVSTMCIGFGQGIATLLEAP
- a CDS encoding NAD-dependent protein deacylase; the encoded protein is MRDVAALADAVRAADSVVALTGAGLSRASGVPTFRGEGGLYEEFDESAFALRRFRANPDAFWRDWLALHEHFFDESVAPNAAHDALATLEARGHLDAVLTQNVDGLHVAAGSDSVVHLHGTGSTATCRNCGDVVDVETANAVVADTDAAPTCDCGGVYKPDTVLFGERLPPVALAEARDRAATADVLLAAGSSLTVDPAASLPATTRREGGRVAVVNLEPTRYEDAADVTLRDPVEDVLPTVVDAL
- a CDS encoding universal stress protein, translated to MTFVVPFDGSSQSEWGIRRAVELAPGPVRVVAFSVVPRKHATWARERDLLGPAEAFETERVLSRLEERAHAVHDDVVFQHTTVDRYAPTGKIAHEIRSFARNGDARMVFVGSREAGGVVSSLQSVGEHVASDDAYDVVLVRRSDSVLD